CGGACTAGATTCATGATTCGGCATTTACATTAAGTAGAATACGATTTGGAATATGAGGTCAAAATAGAATAATCACGCTTGTCTCGACTGTCTACAAATTCTCGTCAATCAAGCCTCGCTGCCCTATTAACCGCTGCGTCATGAATCTTGTACGAGTCGGCTCGACAGGTGTCTTTCTCCAATAAACGTCGATCCAGCGATTGCTGGAAGATTTCGCCTAAGAAACCTGCTTCCATTTCAGCACGATCGGCCTCAAGCCAGCTGCATAACCTGCCTCTTGAATGAACTCATCCAGCAATGGCTCGATCAACATCTATTGGAACACCACTTCAGTCATGCAGGATCAAAATGAAGTTGGGTTAGCACTGGTTTCTGAACAACATAAGAGGATCGAAAACACAGAAGAGGCAAGGAGGTCTCCGAGTTTCAACTGACGGCCATTGAGTCGGCTCAATAACTGCTGGTGTCGCGATGACAAATTTTTTGCACGCCGATCTCCAGACGAACACGCTAAACATCTTGTTGAAGTCGGCCAAAGTGACGTCTCATCACTAGAGCATCTTTCCTATCTACCTCGGTTTGATCTGCACCGAGTCGACCGGGTGAAAACGATCGCGCTGCACTTCCGCTTTAAGCTGCTTGACCAACTTCGTCATTCCCTCAGGAACGTAGATAACGCAGTAATGGGTCATCGTTTGCCGCTCGATGTCTTCCAAACCGTCCAAGAAACTCCACAGGTTTTTCTCCGCCTCTGCCTGTTCGCTGCCGCGGGCATCGCGCAGGGCCTGAATCCGCAGCAAAAGATCAATTGCCTTGATGCATGCTTTCGCCTGAAACTGACCACGCATCTCACGCAGGCGTTCGGGGGCGATGGTCGATTCTCCGAATCCGAAAATCGACAGTCGAATGCCCCCCTCATCACGAGCGTGCCTTAAGGTTTGTATTAATCTGTGATCCTTTTCGACATCGCCGTTGATTCCGAGAGAGAGCTTCGCCTCAACAATTGTCGGAAAGTTTCTAGGTGTTTCTAAGTTCAGAAACAAATTGTACTTGGCCCTGATGGCAAGTTGACTCCCTTTGCTGACCTGTTGCCAATAGTACTCGTTATCCTCCATCAGTCCTGGAAACGAACGATGAAAATAGAAATCGACCTGTTGCATCGACTCCAAATCGAACCGATTGTCACCCGGCCCGCCAAAGCCGTAAGCCCTGGGACTTATTTCACGAAAAAGTAGATTTCCTAGTCCTTGGTCTTGCGTAAAGTATTCCCATCCCACGCATCCGGTTCCTCTTGGCCCCTGCAACGTGAGTTTCTGATCGCTCAAGTTCTTGATCGAGAGTCGCAGGTAAATCGGTTCGACAAACGAGCGATGTGCCCGATATTATTCCAACTGGCATTCAATCGGCTGTGCCCACGCCATTGCCGTCAGCAGGAGAGAGAAGGCAATGGCGACTATCGTTTTGTGAATGAATCTGGTCATGGCAAGTTCTCAGCATTGCTACTCATTCGGTTCGTCAACGTACCGGAGGGTCAATCAAGATGGTCTCGGACATTCCATTGATCCCTAAGCCGTGCCGCAGTGCTTCGCTTTCGATTCTCGGCTGTCGGTCATACCAGTGTTCAAGCGATTGCTCAGCAACGTTTCGAGTCGATTCCGGTGAATGGGTCACCGCATGCTTCAGCAACAAGAATTCAACAAGCTCATCGACGTCTTCTTCCATGAACTTCCCCTTGAACTGGGTTAGGTTCTCCTCCGAGATCTTATGACCTGGGGCTCCCAAGAAACCAAGACCGATCCCTTCCTGGTCATTCGTGCCAGTCAGTTTCTCGAGCAATTCGAAGTCACGCGGTATCAAGTTGCTAACGACCAATTCTGTTTCAGCAACAAATTGAATTCGCGGCTGCTGGTTTAGGTCCAGTGAACTGCGCGGGGTATAAATCGCGTTGACCTGCAAGGCACCAACCCCGGCCATGGCTTCCCAAAACTCGGGGGCGTTGGTGCGATAATCTCGTAGCGAACGCACCAGGAAATACCTCGCCGTTTGCCCTGGCTTCAAGGTGATCGGCTGCTTATCCGAACGCAAACCAAAACCGGCCCCGCGATCGACATACTTCAGCACGGACAGCCCTTGCTCTTTCGTCCAATACTCCAAACGGAAATTTCGAAAATTCAAGGTCGGCGGCAAGACCGAAACCTCTTGCTCTGATGGATTGCTTATCTCGAATTGAAAGTAGACATGCGTCGCCAGATCGATCTTTCGCGATGCCGGCGTCAACTCTACATGAAGGTCTTGGGCAGCCAGCGGTTTGCCTAAGCAAAATGCTGACGAGATAAAGAAGGTTAGCAACAATCGATTCATGAGTTTCACCACGGTTAATGTCCTAATGAATCTGATTCGACATCAGTAATACAGCGGCGTTGCCATATCCGTTCCTCGGCCAATATCGATTATGTGAAACCAATCAGAAACAGAAAAGCAATCAAGAACAAACGATTTCGTGGGGCGAAATGCATCGAAGAGACCTCTCGATCGTACGAGGAGTAGCAAACCAGCGGGCTACCAGATTCTAGAGCATCGCAAGAGGCTTTTCACGCGTTTCACAATTGAAAGGCGGCCAGCCGGCGCATCGATCGATCTCCCTCACTCCATCAATCGAGGTCGATACGCCTGGGCAACAAACGACAGCACCTCATCTCGTTCCGCCTCGCTCACCTCAGGCGAAAAGTGCAGTTCGTGCCCGTTGATGGTAAATAGCTGGTCAAGTGGTTCGAGCGAGATGACCAGCGTTTGGAGATTGGCGGCCCAGGCCGTACCTCGGGGCAATTTTAGTGAGTGGCCCGGGCTGGTTTTGTGTCGAGCCTGCAGCCAGTTCAGCAGTTTGACAATTGCAACGCGCAGGGCATCGTGACCGAGTTGGTTGGCGCATGGAGTCAGCAGCGGCCCAGCGTTACGGACCTGAAGAAACTGAGTCATTTCCGCGATCGCGCGATTCATCTTCGATGCTTACCCGCATTCGCTTCGCAGCCGTTCCGCGATACCGCCAGGAACCCGATGTGACCTACAGCCGGGCCAACAATTCCGACTTCTTGGCACTGAACTCATCGTCGGTCAAGATTCCCTTGTCGCGCAGCTCGCCGAGGCGGGCGATCGCGTCGAAGATATTGGTCTCGTTGACCGAGTTGCCGCTGGAAGCATTGCTGGGTGACGAGGAAGCCGGTGCCGTGAACGAAGGGGCAGGGGGTGGTGTCGGTTCCACCGTTTGACCATTCCGCGAGACAACCGGCAACGAGCTTAAGCTGACCGTGCCGTATTGGCTGGTGAAGATAATCGAGCTGCCCATCCCTTGCTGCTGCGAGAAGCCGCCGATCTGATGATCGAGCGTATCGTACACCCAGACATCGCCGCCAGAATCGACGGCCAACCGCCGTGCGCCAGAGAAATAAGCATAACGCAAATTGTTCTGCGAACCGGTCGAACTAGGCTGCCCCAATTCGGCGGGCCACCAGTGGGCGCGCGGGTCGGGGACAAACAAACTCGACTGCCCCATCATCCCGCCGTTGGCCTGGCTTTGGTTGCCACCGCCACTTTGCTGCTGGTAGCTGCCGCCCCCTTGCTGCTGCTGACCGCCACCACTTTGGCTTTGCGATTGAAAGCTACCCGATTGCAACAAACCTGGCTGATTGGCCAGAAGGTTGGAGATGTCGTTGCAAAGGGCATCGACACGCCCTTTCAGGTTGTAGTTGAACATATCGCCCAACATCATCATGCCTCCCTGCATCCACTGGCCCGAGCCAGCGAATTCTGGGTGATTGAATTGGGCCATCGAGCCATTCCCGTTCAAAACGGCAAACAGCATGTGCGTAACGGCATCGGTGCTAAAGCCATGTCGCTGGGCAAGATCAGAAGCGATCCGATGCCCTTCCGGCGAAAGTTGTTGCATCGGTCTTCTCCATGGTTGGTCGAATGCAAAATCGTTTCCCCCCAGATTATCACACCGTAACGGTTATGATAACTGGGCGAGCTTATACGGACATGGCAAACAACAGGCCAATATGAAGATCGAATTAACCCCCATCGATGCACTAGCTGATAACGGTTTCTCCCATAGAAACTCGGCCTCCCATGAAAACAGGGACGTGTCACCCTGGTTGTCTTCAGAATCGGTCGCCCCGCTCAACGATCGAGAACATCTCGGCCCGATTCGGTATGCAAAACTCTTGCTCGATCTCTCCGCTGGCAGTGAGCGAGCACGATTCTTCGGAGGTTGTCAAAACTCGTTCCCCAGGCGAATTGCCGCGGCGCGAAACTTTGGACGGAACCCACGACGACCGTGCTAGCAGATGCCGCAATCAGGTGAGCCATATCGAATCACTTTGGCTGGTATGCGGGGGGCCTGTAAGAGGCAGGAATCAGGCCAACCTTGAGAATCGTTCGAGTTTACAAACGTCCGATTGAGGAATGCGAAAATCGGACCAAATTCGCGCTGAAAGTATTAATTCCGGTTTCGTTACTGGCCGATGGAGCTGATTACGTAACGACATCGACTGCTAGTGTTGATTGCTTCCAACAAAGCAACCAGGGGCGGCGCCAGCCACGATGCACCATGCGAACCAAAACTCCACGGAATTGATTTAGGGGAACACGCGATGGATCGCGGAATTTGGAAGGCAATCCTGCCGCTAGCAATCCTTGCTTCGGCAAGCGTTGCCAATGCTGAAGAGGTCAAGCTGACGTCGTACGACGATCTGCTGGTCCGGATGCAAAATCTGGAACATCAAGTGCAAGCCCAAACGGCCACCATGTATCAAGCCGCTCCTTGCGAAGCATGTGCTCCGCAGCCGTGCGGGAAGTATTACGGTTCGTACGAAGCAGTCTTTGTGACACCGTTCCAATCGAACAACACCGCCATCATCGCCCAGAACGATCCTGTGATCGAACACTTGGGCTTCGATTGGGAAATGAAATACAGCAACCGCTTCGAGCTCGGTTACTTGAACTCGCCGGGCGGTTTGGGCTGGCGTGCCCGTTACTGGCAGTTCGATCAAAGCACTTCCTTCGCTGTCGATTCCAACGTTGGCCTGGTACAAGACGAAGGGGCCATCATTTGGTCGTCCACCGACGATGGCGGCACGATCATCGGCCTGGTTGATGTCGACACCGCGGTCATGACCCAGTCGATCGACGCTCAAGTATTCGACCTGGAACTGCAAACGCTGGGCACGAAGAACTTTCTGGTCAGTGGTGGTTTCCGCTTCGCCGAGATCGATCAGTCGTATCTCGCCAACACCGACTCGGGGATCGCAATTGGCGACATGGACTTCCGCGGCTACGGTCCGACGTTGGCCGCTGAATACCAACGGAATATTTGGTGCGGCTGGGATGTGTTCGCCAACGGGCGCGGCTCGGTTTTGTTCGGACAACAAGCATTCCGCGCTTCATCCGATGCCGACCCCCAGATCATGGACGTTCGCAACACCGGTTCGCTGGCCAGCTCGCTGGAAATGCAGATGGGTATCAAGTGGACTTCCCGCAACGAGCACTTCTTCTTCAAGTCGGCTCTGGAAGCCCAATACTGGGCGAACGTGGGCAGTCCGAATCCGTCTGCGGTTTACACCGATGACTCGGACGATGCTTCGGTGGACGATGTCCTGAACGAAGACCTCGGCTTCGTCGGCTTCACCGTCGGTGCCGGTTTCCAGTACTAAGCCCGCGCCTGGCAATCGCCTGAATAACCTGAAACTTACAGACGCCTTCACATCATTAGGTGTGAAGGCGTTTTGCTTATCTATCTTCTCTTGACGCGTCACAACCGGTTCGGCTAGAAGCGGTCACCCCATAATATGGCCTGACCCGACGAAATCTTTACGTGTGACAACGATTGCCATGAAAGCTGCAGCGCGCTCGGCAAAATCAGATTCGAGTCTGTTCGATACCCTGCGAAGCAAACTGGCAACGCCGGTTGATGCTTCGTCGCTGGCCATCTTTCGCATCTGCTTCGGCCTGGTCATGGTCTGGCACATGCTCAAGTACTTCAAAAGCCCGTTCGGCATGACCGAAATCGAGCGAGTGTTTGGCAGCCCGACGCTCCACTTCACCTACCCGGGCTTCAGCTGGGTGCAACCATGGAGCGAACCTTGGCTGACGGTGCACTTCGCTGTGGTGGGAATTGCTGCCGCGTTGGTTGCTGCTGGGCTTTTCTATCGTGTCGCATGCGTGACGCTGTTCCTGGGATACACCTACATCTTCCTGCTCGAAGCCTCGCTCTATAACAACCATTACTATTTGATCTGTCTAATCTCGTTTCTGTTGATTTTCATGCCTGCGAATCGTCGTTGGTCGGTCGATCGATGGTGGTCTCAGCGGAAGTTGCCCGCCGAAGAAAAAGCATCCTCTCCGGCGACGATCCCGTTCTGGCCGATCGTCCTGCTCCGGTTTCAGTTGTTCCTCGTTTACTTTTACGGGGGCATCGCCAAGCTGAACGCCGATTGGCTGACCGGCGAGCCGCTGTACACCCCTGGGGCAACTCTGCACGAGTTCATCGCCAGCACGATCGGCTTGCCGGCGTTCGTACAGCCGATCCACCTTTGCCTGTTCCTGGCCTGGGCCGGGCTGTTTTATGACTTG
The genomic region above belongs to Blastopirellula marina and contains:
- a CDS encoding SHOCT domain-containing protein gives rise to the protein MQQLSPEGHRIASDLAQRHGFSTDAVTHMLFAVLNGNGSMAQFNHPEFAGSGQWMQGGMMMLGDMFNYNLKGRVDALCNDISNLLANQPGLLQSGSFQSQSQSGGGQQQQGGGSYQQQSGGGNQSQANGGMMGQSSLFVPDPRAHWWPAELGQPSSTGSQNNLRYAYFSGARRLAVDSGGDVWVYDTLDHQIGGFSQQQGMGSSIIFTSQYGTVSLSSLPVVSRNGQTVEPTPPPAPSFTAPASSSPSNASSGNSVNETNIFDAIARLGELRDKGILTDDEFSAKKSELLARL
- a CDS encoding Lpg1974 family pore-forming outer membrane protein → MDRGIWKAILPLAILASASVANAEEVKLTSYDDLLVRMQNLEHQVQAQTATMYQAAPCEACAPQPCGKYYGSYEAVFVTPFQSNNTAIIAQNDPVIEHLGFDWEMKYSNRFELGYLNSPGGLGWRARYWQFDQSTSFAVDSNVGLVQDEGAIIWSSTDDGGTIIGLVDVDTAVMTQSIDAQVFDLELQTLGTKNFLVSGGFRFAEIDQSYLANTDSGIAIGDMDFRGYGPTLAAEYQRNIWCGWDVFANGRGSVLFGQQAFRASSDADPQIMDVRNTGSLASSLEMQMGIKWTSRNEHFFFKSALEAQYWANVGSPNPSAVYTDDSDDASVDDVLNEDLGFVGFTVGAGFQY